Genomic window (Achromobacter sp. B7):
CGACCGCAGGGTGTCCCAGCCGGAGGGCGACTCGCCCTGCCCGGCCGAAGGCGCAGCGGTCACCAGATACAGCGTGCCGCCGTCGGGCGCGCCGATCACGCTGACGCCGGTATCCCCGCGCACCGACCCCAGCAGCTCGAACACGCCGGTGCCCTGCCCGCCATAGATCAGGTTGCGCGTGTCGGCCAGTTGCCAGGGCGGGGGCTGGCGCGCGTCGTAGCCGGGCAGTTGCGCGTCCAGCAGCGGCGCGCGTTCCAGGTTGGCCAGGTCCTTGGCGCCGACCAGGCGCTGGCCAATCAACAGTTGTCGTTCACCGAACCGTTGCAGCGATACGCGCGAGGACGAGGCCAGCGGCAAGCCGTTAAGTTCGCCGATGACTTCGCTGCGGGTCAACGGCTGGCCCATCGGCACCAACTGGTAGATGCCATAGCCCAAGACCGCCGCGACGGCGATGGCGACGCCGCTGGCAAGCAGTCTAAGGTTCATGGCGACAACACATACTGGGGATGAAGACCGACCATTTGGCCGGTGGCGTTTGGAGAATGGGCGAAACTATAGCGCGTTGCGCAACGTTCTCTATACTGGCGTGACATACTCTTACGCCGCATCGGCCACACACGGAACCCGGACATGATTGCAAGGCTCGCCCCGCTTACCCTAGCCCTGCTCGTTTTCGGGGCAGCCGCCTGGGGGCAGCCCGCAAAAGCCGTCGCGCCGGATGTTTGCGCGGCGGTGACCGTACGCGAAGGCGATCCGATTCCCGCCGACGCGTGCGCCGTCAACATCGTGCCGCGCGACCTGGGCGTATCCGGCATGACCTTTGGCGGCGACCCGGTCTGGACGCCGCTGGACCCGCAAGCGATGCCCGGTGTGTTCTACGACAGCGCGTCCATCGCGCCCATGTCCGACCGTCCGGTGGTGATGGCGGTGACCGTGGCCTGGTTTTACGCGCAGCCGCGCGTGTCCGAGACCAACGGCCAGGCTTACGCGTCGGTGTCGCAGCCCATCATTTTGAATTGCAGCGCCAACACCTACACCGTCACGCAGACCCAGCACTACGCCGGCAACAACGCCACCGGCGCGCTGGTGGAATCGATACCCGTGGCGGGCATTCACAATGCGCCGGTCGCCCGGGACCCCGTGCAACGCAAGTTGCGCGGCGTGGTCTGCCCGGCGCCGGGCAAGAACGCGCGCAAGTGACAGGCGGCGGGCGCCGACCCCGCCGCGCAGTGGCATCGCTTGCTGCGCCCCTATCCGCGCCCTATCCACGCCCTGCTTGCGCCCTACCTGCGCCCTGCCTGCGCCCTGCCTGCGCCCTGCCTGCGCTCTATCCGCGCCAGTACCGATACAAGCCGCGCGCCGCCGCGTCCAGCAGAAAGCCCAGCACGCCGATCATCAACACCATGGCCATCAGTTCTGAATAGGCCAGCCGGTCACGCGTGTCCAGGATGAAATACCCCATCCCCGCCGACACGCCCAGCATCTCGCACGGCACCAGCACAATCCACAAAATGCCGATGGCCAGGCGCACGCCGGTCAGGATGTGGCCCAGCACGCCGGGCAGGATCACGCTGCGCAAGGTCTCCCAACGCGTGGCCGCCACACTTTGCGCCAGCTGTAACCAGCGCGGGTCCAGCTGCTGCACGCCGGCCGCCGTGTTCAGCACGATGGGCCAGACGGCGGCGAACGTCAGGA
Coding sequences:
- a CDS encoding surface-adhesin E family protein, with protein sequence MIARLAPLTLALLVFGAAAWGQPAKAVAPDVCAAVTVREGDPIPADACAVNIVPRDLGVSGMTFGGDPVWTPLDPQAMPGVFYDSASIAPMSDRPVVMAVTVAWFYAQPRVSETNGQAYASVSQPIILNCSANTYTVTQTQHYAGNNATGALVESIPVAGIHNAPVARDPVQRKLRGVVCPAPGKNARK